One Peribacillus simplex NBRC 15720 = DSM 1321 genomic region harbors:
- a CDS encoding dicarboxylate/amino acid:cation symporter has product MKSFIKNYRSSLILLTAIIIGGIAGVVFGEKTSVLQPLGDLFLNLMFTIIVPLVFFSIASAIANMSGMQRLGKIMGSIVLVFLTTAALAAVIGFIGTTIVNPLEGTDTTAIKELMENSSSEETIEEVSFFSQLVNTVSVSDFPELFSRSNMLQLIVFSVLIGLSTALVGEKARPITEFLTAGTAVMMKVVKIVMYYAPIGLGAYFATIIGQLGPQILEGYARTFSLYLVLALIYYFGFFTLYAFIAGGKDGVKLFWKNALAPSITAIATCSSAASIPVNLESVKKMGVPKDIAETVIPLGANMHKDGSVFGGIMKIVFLFSLFGKDMTSISSILSILAVAFLVGAVMGAIPGGGMIGEMLILSVFGFPVEVLPIIAVISTIIDAPATLLNSTGNTVCAMLVTRLVEGKNWLKQAFVKEDSAV; this is encoded by the coding sequence ATGAAGAGCTTTATCAAAAACTATCGATCCTCTTTAATACTGCTCACTGCCATTATTATCGGTGGGATAGCGGGCGTTGTCTTCGGGGAGAAAACCTCGGTTTTACAGCCGCTAGGGGACTTATTCTTAAATCTGATGTTCACGATCATCGTGCCATTGGTATTTTTCAGCATTGCTTCAGCGATTGCCAATATGAGCGGAATGCAGCGTCTCGGAAAAATCATGGGAAGTATCGTTCTCGTTTTCCTGACAACAGCCGCTTTAGCTGCCGTCATTGGTTTTATTGGGACAACCATCGTCAATCCCTTGGAAGGCACAGATACTACAGCCATTAAAGAACTGATGGAAAACAGTTCCTCTGAAGAGACCATCGAAGAAGTTTCTTTCTTCAGTCAACTGGTCAACACTGTAAGCGTTTCCGACTTTCCAGAACTGTTCTCCAGAAGCAATATGCTTCAGCTTATCGTTTTCTCAGTATTAATCGGACTTTCCACTGCACTGGTCGGTGAGAAAGCAAGACCGATTACTGAGTTTTTGACAGCGGGTACAGCTGTCATGATGAAGGTCGTCAAAATCGTCATGTACTATGCCCCAATTGGACTTGGTGCTTATTTTGCGACGATAATCGGTCAGCTGGGGCCTCAGATTTTAGAAGGCTATGCCCGCACTTTCAGTCTTTACCTTGTCTTGGCATTGATTTATTATTTCGGCTTCTTCACTTTGTATGCCTTTATCGCAGGGGGGAAAGATGGCGTTAAACTTTTTTGGAAAAATGCCCTGGCACCCTCCATTACAGCCATCGCAACTTGTTCAAGTGCCGCGTCCATTCCAGTCAACCTGGAATCGGTCAAGAAAATGGGTGTGCCAAAGGATATAGCGGAGACTGTCATCCCACTTGGAGCCAACATGCATAAAGATGGTTCTGTATTTGGCGGGATAATGAAAATCGTTTTCCTATTCAGCTTATTCGGAAAGGATATGACAAGCATTTCAAGCATTTTAAGTATACTTGCAGTTGCCTTTTTGGTTGGGGCTGTTATGGGTGCCATTCCTGGTGGCGGCATGATTGGGGAAATGTTGATTCTTAGTGTATTCGGCTTCCCTGTTGAAGTCCTGCCGATCATTGCTGTTATATCCACGATTATCGATGCTCCCGCTACACTGCTTAACTCAACGGGAAACACGGTTTGTGCCATGCTTGTCACAAGGCTTGTTGAGGGAAAAAACTGGTTAAAACAAGCATTCGTTAAAGAAGATTCGGCCGTATGA